The proteins below come from a single Synechococcus sp. WH 8101 genomic window:
- the psbP gene encoding photosystem II reaction center PsbP produces MRSILQSPWRLLLALLCVLSLSACAGSTAGLNSFQSPDGRYAFLYPTGWTRVAVSNGPQVVFHDLIHSDETVSLVVSDVDANDDLTQLGSAVAVGERLRRDVIAPQGSGRAADLVEATERESGGHTFYDLEYAVHLQDRDRHELATVVVDRGRLYTLATSTNEERWPKVKGLFDKVISSFTLLI; encoded by the coding sequence ATGCGCTCGATCCTGCAATCGCCCTGGCGCCTGCTGCTCGCCCTGCTCTGTGTGCTGTCGCTTTCGGCCTGTGCTGGATCCACCGCCGGTTTGAACTCCTTTCAGAGCCCCGATGGGCGTTATGCCTTTTTGTATCCCACCGGCTGGACCCGGGTGGCTGTAAGCAACGGTCCCCAGGTGGTGTTTCACGACCTGATTCACAGCGATGAAACAGTGAGCCTGGTGGTGTCGGATGTGGACGCCAACGATGACCTCACCCAGCTGGGCAGCGCCGTGGCGGTGGGTGAGCGGCTTCGCCGAGACGTGATCGCTCCCCAGGGCAGTGGCCGCGCTGCCGATCTGGTGGAGGCGACGGAACGGGAGAGTGGCGGTCATACCTTCTACGACCTCGAATATGCCGTGCACCTTCAAGACCGTGACCGGCACGAACTCGCCACTGTGGTAGTGGATCGCGGCCGCCTCTACACCCTGGCCACTAGCACCAATGAGGAGCGCTGGCCGAAGGTGAAGGGTCTGTTCGACAAGGTGATCAGCTCCTTCACGCTGCTGATCTGA